The following DNA comes from Crateriforma spongiae.
GGGCACCCAATCGAACCGAGCGGACGTGGAACAGCTTGTAGCTGTCGGGGCCGGAGAAATAATCCTTGTCGCGAACAAAGACGACTTGGCAACAGCCTTCCCAATGTGACGCTCCGGTCGGAATGACAATCGCATCGGCTTCCTCACGCAGGACGATCTCTCCCATGCCGAATGTCTCGTTTCGAAGCCGCCCGCCGTCATTGGCCAGAACCGCCCGCACTTCCAACATGCGAGTGTCTTGATCGGCCGATGTGTCGATCCAGTCCAGCACGCCTTCGACGACCTGACGACTGCCATCGGGTGCGAACCGGATGCGTTGCCCGATCGCCAATTGGTCCATGTTTTCCAGCGGCACGCTCAGTTGCAGCCACATCTGGCGAGTGTTACCGATTTGAAATAGCATCCGCGACGGATTGACCACCTCGCCCGGCGTCACGGTTCGCTCGATGACGATCCCATCCATCGGCGACGCAAGCGGTAGCAGATTGGCAGTGTCGCTTTGTGCGTCGAGTTGCGAGCGGATTGACGAAGGAATACCGATGAAACGCAATTCATCGAGCACCTGTTGTTCGTCCATTCCCCGAAGCCGTTTGACGTCAACCGGCAACCCCAGATTCCGCAACGATTGCTCCGCACTCAAGACATCCGCACGTGCTTTAGCCAGCGCCGCCTCTGCATCCAGAACTCTCGCCCCCGCAATCGCGCTTCGTGCCTTGGTCAAACGCGATACGTTCTGTTGTTGCAACTTCTCTTCGGCGAGCGAACGCAGCAGCGAGGTTTTTAATTCCCCGACTTCGACCGCGTCGACGACCACCAACACTTCGCCCTTGGAGACTTTGTCCCCCACATTCTTGAAAACTCTCCAAACGCTGCCCGGCACGCGAGACGCCAGTTTGGCTTGCCGCGTCGGGTCGTAGACAATTTCACCATTGCCAGAAATCGACTCCACAATCGGATGCCGCTCAACCAGTTCGACATCAACGCCCGCCTGCATCACAGCTTCAATCGACGCGAACTGAATCCGCGTTTGGTAGATCTTGCAGCCGCTGTTGTTTTCCTTGCGCGGGGCAATCGCCAACGCACGGGCCGCACGCTGCAAGTCCGCCGCAAGCTCGCCCCGCGATGGCGGCTGCTTGAGTTGCGCGACATCGGGATGATCCAGCACGCAGTTGTGAACGCCATGATCCGAACACCAACCGTAGTCCGGTCCTTTGGGCATCAACGTCGGATCGCACTCGACGCAAATGGACTCCGGCACCGCGTGTTCCTCACACCAATCATCGACAACCGGTTCGACTTCGCCGGTTAACGCGGCGAATTTGGGAATCCGCCAATCGTTGTGATGCCCATACCAAAACACGGCAGCGAAACCGGCCAGAACCAGCGTCGGTCCGATACTACCGAGCACGAACGAGATACCGCGGCGAACGGGACCGCGAGGTTTTGATTTCCCGTCCTGAGTAATTTCAGTTTTGGCGTCTGGAACCTTGTGTCCGTTGACGGACGGCTTCACGGGTTCTTGCCGAGGATTTTTTCTCGGCGCATGGGGAATCGGATGACTCATTGGAAAACCTTGCTGGCTAGAGACGGTGCAAGCAGCGCACGCAACAACCGCGAGCGCATACAACGACTAAAATCGCAGCCAACCAGAAGGGAGAACCCAAGCGCGAAAATCCGTAGCCGGAATTACAAACCGAGTTCGCCGGTCAGCAGACGAAGTGACCTAGTCGCGGCTCAGAGCAGCCAAGAAGAGTGCGCAACGCGCACCGAGCGACCCGTCAAGAGATTGAATGGACGTGGTTGATGCTCGAATCGAGAAACCAAGACCTCAGAGAGATCAAGCGACTCCAATTTCAGCGGAGCGAGATCCAAGGCGAGCTGAAAATCAGCAATCGTTCGGTGGTTCAGCTCAGGCGTGACCTGGCACTCACATCCCGTTTCGCAAGGGCAAGGCGATTCCACCGGTGGAACGCTATCGTCATCACAAGGCGCGTTCTGTTCACCAGAACAACCACAAGAATGATGCACAACTGCCACATCGCTCACAAAACGATCATCAGACCCACCCAGGCAAAACACCGGGCACGCGACAACTCGCAATGCGATAAACGATAGTAAAAGCAGCCGAAACATCGTGTCAGTTGGTTCTTCTTAATAGGTAGGCCATTAAAAAGATTGTAGGCTACAACTAGCCTTGCGACCAGTCCAGTTTATCGGCAAATGCTTGCCGCGTTGTTCTGTCATTCTTGCATGGCCAGCCGCAAATCAAGCAATTCGCATACCAACACGCCCACTTGGGAGTCTGATTAACCCAGCTTCACTGCCCATCTTCCCTCAAGCGTCCTTCGCAAAGCGTTCGTCTCGGATACCCAGCCGCAACTTCCACTCCATCGCACTGCAATACAAAACCGGCACGATAAACATCGTGATGATTGCGATGACCATGCCGCCGAAACTGGGGATCGCCATCGGCACCATAATGTCGCTGCCACGGCCGGTCGATGTCAGGATTGGAATCAATGCCAGGATTGTCGTCGCCGTGGTCATTAAACACGGTCGAACGCGTCTCATGCCGGCAGCCACAGTGGCTTCGCGAGCGTGCTGGGCGTTCTCGATGCGATCCTTGCGGAAGCTTTCGTCAAGGTACGATGCGATCACGACGCCATCGTCGCTGGCGATGCCGAACAGGGCCAAGAAGCCGACCCAAACGGCAACACTTAGGTTGATCGTTTTGACTTGGAACAGCTCACGCATGTTGGTGCCGAGTAAGCTGAAATCGAGGAACCATTCGGTCCCGTACAACCATAGCATGATGAAACCGCCCGCCCACGCGATCAGGATGCCACTGAAGACTAGCGATGTTGTGATGGCTGATTTGAATTGCAGGTACAGAATCAAGAAGATGATCCCGAGTGCGAGTGGTAACACGATTGCCAGCGTTTTTTGCGATCGGATTTGGTTTTCGTAGTTGCCTGCGAACGTGTAGGTGACTCCAGCGGGCAGCGTGAACTCGCCCGAGTCAATCTTCGATTGCAAAAATGCCTGAGCATCCTCAACGACGTTGACTTCCGCTTCGCCCGGCTTCTTGTCGAACAAAACGTACCCAAGCAAGAACGTGTCTTCGCTCTTGATGACTTGCGGACCTCGCGTGTAGCGAATGTCGGCGAGTTGTCCGAGCGGGATTTGCGATCCGGTCGGCGTTGGAACTAGAATCCGTTCGAGCGATTCGAGATCGTCCCGCAGTTCGCGGGCGTAACGCACTCGCACCGGGAAACGCTCACGACCTTCGACGGTCGTTGTGATCTGCCGGCCGCCAATCGCGACTTCGATCACGTCCTGCACGCTGCGAATGTGCAGTCCGTATCGTTTGATCGCATCGCGGTCGATGTCGATCTCCAAGTACGGCTTGCCGACGATGCGGTCAGCGATGACGGCTGACGATTGGACCGTTGGAATTTGCTTCAACAGCGATTCCAATTCCAAGGCAACCCGCTCGATCGTTTCCAGGTCCGGGCCTTTCACCTTCATCCCCATCGGCGCACGCATGCCGCTCTGCAGCATCACGATCCGAGCCGCGATCGGTTGCAGTTTAGGAGCGGACGTCGTGCCTGGAATCTGGGCCGCCGTCGTGATGGCTTGCCAAATGTCGTCAGGCGTGCGTATTTCGTCTCGCCATTGCCGGAACGGACGACCGGTGGGATCAAGGATCAGCTCACCGTCGTCGTCGCGGATATACTCGTTTGCTTCCGTGTCATAGCGGAAGTTCAGCCGGTGACCGTCTTCGTCGGTTTTGTATTCCGACTTGTAGGTGATGTAGGTTTCGATCATCGACACGGGTGCCGGATCAAGCGGAGTGTCGGCGCGACCAATCTTACCGACGACCGATTCGACTTCGGGGATCGAGACGAGCAGTTGGTTCTGCAACTGCAACACGTCCATCGCTTCACCGATCGAAGCGTGCGGCATCGTGGTGGGCATGTAGAGGAACGAGCCTTCGTCGAGCGGCGGCATGAATTCTTTGCCGAGTCCCGGTAGCACGTTGGTTGCTGTTCTCCAAGGACCGGACTCCCGAACAGTCGAATCTGAAATGCCAACCATCGAGAACGCCTTGGGAACGAAACCAAAGACCTTGTCGAAACCCAACCAAGCCGATCCACCGAACAACAGGATCGCAGTTGGCAAGCAGAGAAACGCGAGCTTGTGATTCAGGCACCAACGCAGGATCGGTTCGTACAGGAATCGTTGAAAGACAGTAAAGAAGCCGAGGATGCCGCCAATCAATCCGCCGACGAACAGCAAATTCAGTAGCAAACCTTTCTGCGGTCCCAGCGGCAACCACTCCTGCGTCAGCAGAACACCGACGACTATCGCCGCGAGTGCACTGGCCGCGTACGGTCCGAAACGGTGGTAACGCTCAGGAATCCGTTCTTCGTACAGTTTGTATGCGGACAGCACGATCAAGATTGCACCGACCCACCACGTCAACATCATCGACGCCGCAATACCGAGAATCAGTAACGCGAACCAAGCCCCACGACGCAAACTCTTTGACTCAATGCGCCCGCCCATCAACACGTGGGCGGCTGGCGGAATGATTGTCAGCGCCACAATGACGGATGCCGTGAGTGCAAACGTCTTGGTGAATGCGAGCGGACGAAACAGCTTTCCTTCCGCACCGATCATCGTGAATACTGGCAGAAAACTGACCACGGTCGTTGTCACGGCGGTCAGCACCGCACCGGCGACTTCGTGAGCCGCTTTGAAGATCACCGTCAACTTGTCGTCTTCGGGCGCAGCTTCATCCAGGTATTTGAGAATGTTCTCGGTGAGAATAATCCCCATATCGACCATCGTCCCGATCGCAATCGCGATGCCAGACAACGCCACGATGTTTGCGTCCACGCCAAACGTCTTCATGGCGATGAAGCACATCAAAACGGCCAGCGGTAGTAGCGCACTAATAAGAAATGAGCTGCGTAGGTGGACGACCATCACCAGGATCACGATGATTGTCACGAGGATTTCTTCAAACAGCGCTGTGTTCAACGTGCCCAGCGTCTCGTAGATCAACCCCGTGCGATCGTAGAAGGGCACGACCGCGACTTGACTGGTCGTAATCCATGTCGGCCACTGTTCTTGGGGCATGCCACGAAGATGCTTGACCCAGGCATCGCTACTGGCCGTCGCTCCCGTGATCGGTTCCAGGTCATGCCGGTCGGCGTAGAGATCAACTTCATCGGCCGACGTCTTTGTGTAATCGACAAGCACCTTCGTCGGCAGGCCCGGCGAAACTTCCTTGATACGCTGTTTGATGTTCTTGATCGCTGCCAGCGGGTTGTATCCGTAACGCACGACCGCGACTCCGCCGACGGCTTCCGCACCGGCCTTGTCGAGCGCACCACGCCGGAGAGCCGGCCCGAGTGACACGTTGGCTACGTCGGCCACCGTGATCGGCACGTTGTCCGTCACTTTTACGACCGTCTTCTCGATGTCTTCGATATCCTCGATGAAGCCGAGACCGCGGATGACGTATTCCGCCTTGTTCAGTTCGATCGTCCGAGCACCCACATCAACGTTCGTCATGCGAATCGACTCAAACACCTTCGCAAGCGTCACTCCAGCGGCCCGCATCGCATCGGGATCAACGTCGATTTGGTACTCCTGAACGAAGCCGCCGATCGACGCGACTTCGCTGATCCCTTCCGCTGAAGTCAACGAATAGCGAACGTAGTAGTCTTGAATCGTTCGCAGCTCTCGCAAGTCCCAACCGCCGGTCGGGTTGCCATCAGGATCGCGGCCCTCGAGCGTGTAAAGATAAATCTGCCCCAATGCTGTCGCGTCCGGTCCGAGAGTCGGTTGCACGCCATCGGGCAAGGTACCGGCGGGCAAGCTGTTCAGCTTTTCCAGCACTCGCGTTCGCGACCAATAGAAGTCTGCGTCTTCGCCGAAGATGATGTAAATCGACGAGAAGCCGAACATCGAATAGCTGCGGATCGTCTTGACTTCGGGAATGCCCAACAGCGCAACCGTCAACGGATAACCGATCTGGTCCTCGACGTCCTGTGGGCTGCGACCCATCCACTGCGTGAACACGATTTGTTGGTTCTCGCCAATGTCGGGAATCGCGTCGACGGGAACGGGATCGCGAGGCAACGCGCCGGTTTCCCAATCGAACGGCGCGACCATGACGCCCCAGCCCAGCGTCGCAATGACCAGCAACAGGACAACGAGCTTGTTGGTCAAGCAGAACCAGATCAGCCGGCCGAGGATCGAGCGTTTTGCGTATTCAATGGTTTCATCGTTGTCAGTCATGTTGAATTACTTGGCCTACAACTTTTCGACTTTGTCGGCACACTTCAGCATCGACGGGCCGTAGTACGGATTGCGAACTGCATCGTCGGACTGAATCCAAGATGCACCACGTCCCTCAAACGCCATCGGGCAATGCAGTTCGTAAAGAGCCGCGTCGGTGGGAAGGCCGAACATCCGCTCCAGGCTCAGCATCTGCTCAGACAGCAACGCGAATCCGCTCCGCAAGGCGGCGAGGTCGCTTGCTTTCTGCATTCTTGCGACGATCTCGGACAAGTCGCGTTTCTCTTTGTTCCACATTTCGACCGCTTTGGACTCAGAGACGATCGGCAGCAATGAAGCCAATCGCTGATGCAACGGCTCGACGGCTTGCTTCGCACCCTCCAGATCGTCGGCCGCGAGCGCCTTACCAAGTCCCAAATAAGGACCGACAAAGCCGTCTAATTGCTGGGTCACTTCTGGCGGAGCATCCATGTTCGCCATCGCTGGCATCTGCATTTCATCGTGAGACATCGGCAACGGGAATTGCGTCTTCATTTGATCGACGTGCTGGCGAGTCAACGCGAACACCCGATCGGCTTCACGCATGGAATTGGTCTCACGGCCTTCGGTGACGTCGTTCCGCAATAACATCGCAATCTCGAACCATTGCGGTCGCATGTCGGGGCCGATCAAGTCTGCTGGCAACGCCTCGACCGCTTTACCCAGTTCGTCGTAGCCGGCACGAATCTCTGCGAGGTTCGCTGCTTCGACCTTTTCTTGAATCGTTTTGTATTGCTCAACAATGCCTTGCATCGCATCACGTACCGCTGGCACCAACTCCATCGGACTCGCGTTCATCGTGACACCTTCGTCTGCCTTTGGCATTTCCATACCGCCGTGGTTGTGTCCACCGCCGCCGCCACCTTGAGGTGTCATCATCGAGGGCTTCGCAGAAATCTGCAGCGCACTGTCGAGCTTGAAGTTTCCGTTGGTCACAACGAGGTCGCCTTCGTTGAGACCGGACTTCACCAGATAGAATTCACCTGCTCGCGGACCGATCACAATCTCCCGACCTTCATAAGTCGGCTTGTCTGCGTCGGGAATCTGAACGTAGACGATCGCTCGTGTGCCGGTTAGCAACACCGCTGACGTCGGTACGATCAACGGCTTCGCAGCATCGGTCGGTTCCGCAGTGACATAGCCCAATGATTCGGCCCGTACCAATGGCATCCCGCAAATGTCGCAGTCGCCCGGTTGATCTTTCACGATCTCGGGATGCATCGGGCTGATCCACTTTCCAGCTAACGACGCATCAAGCACTCGGCCGCCCGCCGCGACGTTGCTCTTCACGATCGCCCGCACGAACATCTCCGGCTTCAGTCGGCCGTCATCGTTGCTGACGTTCACGCGAACCTTCACTGTTCGCGTATCTTCGTTCAACACCGGGTCGATGAACGCGATGCGTCCGTGAAAAACCTCGCCCGGATAAGCTTCGGTCGTGAACTCGACGTCTTGCCCGTATCGCAACCAAGCTAGGTCCGATTCGTAAGCATCCATTTGAACCCACAAGTGGTTCAAATCAGCGACAGTGTAGATGCGGTCGCCGGTCTGTACGCGATCACCTTCTTGTTTCAACTTGCCGACGACCACGCCGCCGACCGGCGAATAGATCGTTACGGTTTCGGATGACTTACCACGTTGCTCGATTGTCTGAATCTGTTCTGGCGTCAGTCCCAGCAACCGCAATTTCTCGCGAGCGGATTCGGCAAGATCGAGTGGTTCGATGAAACGCGATGAGCTTTGCGGCCGGTCCCGCCGAGTGGCGGCAAGCAACTCTTCCTGTGCGGTGTAGAGTGCCTCGCTGTAGATTTGCACCATGTGGTCGCCCTTGTTGACTTCGACGCCCGTATAGTCAACGAACATGCGTTCGAGCCTGCCGGGAACCCAAGCCGTGATGTGGGCAAGTCGTGTTTCGTCGTACTCGATCTTGCCCACCATCCGAACATCGGCCGTCACGTATTGCCGACGCACGGGGCTGACCTGAACGTTCATTAGGCTCTTGATCTCAGAGCTGATCGAAACGGTGCGAACACCGTCGGCCGATTCTCTGACCGGAACCAAGTCCATCCCGCAGATCGGACAACTGCCCGGACCATCGCGACGGATTTGCGGATGCATCGAACAAGTCCAAATCGACGGTTTCCCTTGCATGGCCTCCGAATTCGACGTACCGGAATTCGAGGACACATTCGGCTCATCCGAGCCGCCGCCAAACCAAGAAGCGACGAAGACACCGAGCAGCACAAACGCCACCGCTTGTGCAATCCAGAGTTTCCCGCGGTGTTGTTTGAAGAATTCGTTCATGAGTTCGCTTTAGGATTTGTCTAACCAGGTCACCAGCTTCGCCACTTCATCTTGGTCGCGAACACCGACGGCGGTGACGCTTCGAGTGCCTTGCTTCCAAGTTGCCGCGATGCTGGAATCGAGATCGACGAGGCAGCAATCTTTGTCGCCGCACGTTGCCATGCTTTGGCGGCGATCGCCAAACCAAGCCGTCTCTTCGTCGTCGTGTTCAAATAGAACCAACGTCGAACCGTCGTTGCGTTTGCAAACCGCCTTTACGCACGTGCAACAAGGCATTTTCAAGACGCTGGTTGATGCCAACGAATATCCCTCGGGCAATCCGCCCGAGACGATCGGTCGATAGCCGACCAACTTAACTGCTCCGTCCGCGTCGACTTTCTCACCGTCGTACTTGGTAAGCAGCATTCGTTCCGCTGCGTCTGGATCGCTGGGCAGCTTCTGCAAGTATTCGTCCATCACGCCAGCGAACTCGACCATGTGTTCGGCTGACATCTCACCATCAGGCGAATGTCCATCGGTGCCGTGCGTCGCCATCGCACCACTGCTGGCCATGTTGTGATTGTTGCCGCCGCCGTACCACAGACCTGCACCCAATAGAACCAAAACGGACGCGGCCATCGACACCAGCCCCGCGCCATACGGCGACTCGCGAATCCAAACGCTAAACCGTCGCGACAGTGTCACCGGCTCAACGGCCGTCGGCAATTCACGCTCAATTCGCTGCCACAGACTAGACGGCTTTGCTGGGATGGGCGTTTGAGCGAAATTCGACCCGATTGACCTGAACGAACTCAGCTCTGCCGCACACGATTCGCATGACTCAACGTGTTTCGCCACCGTTGCCGCTCGTCCAGCCGCAAGCTCGCCGTCGTGATAAGCCGACAGGTCTGGCTGCACAGTTTTGCAATCGTTGGTTGACATAACCCACTCATTCTCTGGGAGACGCTTCTGCTGATGTGTTTTTGATGCCCGAAGTACGTGTTTATTCACGCATTTCAGTGAATTTGCAGAATTCTTTCCGCACGGCGTGAAGAAAGCGACCGCCCAAGTATCCAAATGCACGTCAATCGAAAAATTCGCCCTCCTCATCCGCGAAGGCAAAACCCCATGCGACTCACGAAATTCATCCCGTTTCTACTCGGCGGGTTGCTCATTCTCGGC
Coding sequences within:
- a CDS encoding efflux RND transporter periplasmic adaptor subunit; translation: MSHPIPHAPRKNPRQEPVKPSVNGHKVPDAKTEITQDGKSKPRGPVRRGISFVLGSIGPTLVLAGFAAVFWYGHHNDWRIPKFAALTGEVEPVVDDWCEEHAVPESICVECDPTLMPKGPDYGWCSDHGVHNCVLDHPDVAQLKQPPSRGELAADLQRAARALAIAPRKENNSGCKIYQTRIQFASIEAVMQAGVDVELVERHPIVESISGNGEIVYDPTRQAKLASRVPGSVWRVFKNVGDKVSKGEVLVVVDAVEVGELKTSLLRSLAEEKLQQQNVSRLTKARSAIAGARVLDAEAALAKARADVLSAEQSLRNLGLPVDVKRLRGMDEQQVLDELRFIGIPSSIRSQLDAQSDTANLLPLASPMDGIVIERTVTPGEVVNPSRMLFQIGNTRQMWLQLSVPLENMDQLAIGQRIRFAPDGSRQVVEGVLDWIDTSADQDTRMLEVRAVLANDGGRLRNETFGMGEIVLREEADAIVIPTGASHWEGCCQVVFVRDKDYFSGPDSYKLFHVRSVRLGAQNGDITEIISGVLPGEVIATAGSDVLKAQLLKNNLGAGCDCVAE
- a CDS encoding efflux RND transporter permease subunit, which encodes MTDNDETIEYAKRSILGRLIWFCLTNKLVVLLLVIATLGWGVMVAPFDWETGALPRDPVPVDAIPDIGENQQIVFTQWMGRSPQDVEDQIGYPLTVALLGIPEVKTIRSYSMFGFSSIYIIFGEDADFYWSRTRVLEKLNSLPAGTLPDGVQPTLGPDATALGQIYLYTLEGRDPDGNPTGGWDLRELRTIQDYYVRYSLTSAEGISEVASIGGFVQEYQIDVDPDAMRAAGVTLAKVFESIRMTNVDVGARTIELNKAEYVIRGLGFIEDIEDIEKTVVKVTDNVPITVADVANVSLGPALRRGALDKAGAEAVGGVAVVRYGYNPLAAIKNIKQRIKEVSPGLPTKVLVDYTKTSADEVDLYADRHDLEPITGATASSDAWVKHLRGMPQEQWPTWITTSQVAVVPFYDRTGLIYETLGTLNTALFEEILVTIIVILVMVVHLRSSFLISALLPLAVLMCFIAMKTFGVDANIVALSGIAIAIGTMVDMGIILTENILKYLDEAAPEDDKLTVIFKAAHEVAGAVLTAVTTTVVSFLPVFTMIGAEGKLFRPLAFTKTFALTASVIVALTIIPPAAHVLMGGRIESKSLRRGAWFALLILGIAASMMLTWWVGAILIVLSAYKLYEERIPERYHRFGPYAASALAAIVVGVLLTQEWLPLGPQKGLLLNLLFVGGLIGGILGFFTVFQRFLYEPILRWCLNHKLAFLCLPTAILLFGGSAWLGFDKVFGFVPKAFSMVGISDSTVRESGPWRTATNVLPGLGKEFMPPLDEGSFLYMPTTMPHASIGEAMDVLQLQNQLLVSIPEVESVVGKIGRADTPLDPAPVSMIETYITYKSEYKTDEDGHRLNFRYDTEANEYIRDDDGELILDPTGRPFRQWRDEIRTPDDIWQAITTAAQIPGTTSAPKLQPIAARIVMLQSGMRAPMGMKVKGPDLETIERVALELESLLKQIPTVQSSAVIADRIVGKPYLEIDIDRDAIKRYGLHIRSVQDVIEVAIGGRQITTTVEGRERFPVRVRYARELRDDLESLERILVPTPTGSQIPLGQLADIRYTRGPQVIKSEDTFLLGYVLFDKKPGEAEVNVVEDAQAFLQSKIDSGEFTLPAGVTYTFAGNYENQIRSQKTLAIVLPLALGIIFLILYLQFKSAITTSLVFSGILIAWAGGFIMLWLYGTEWFLDFSLLGTNMRELFQVKTINLSVAVWVGFLALFGIASDDGVVIASYLDESFRKDRIENAQHAREATVAAGMRRVRPCLMTTATTILALIPILTSTGRGSDIMVPMAIPSFGGMVIAIITMFIVPVLYCSAMEWKLRLGIRDERFAKDA
- a CDS encoding efflux RND transporter periplasmic adaptor subunit, which gives rise to MNEFFKQHRGKLWIAQAVAFVLLGVFVASWFGGGSDEPNVSSNSGTSNSEAMQGKPSIWTCSMHPQIRRDGPGSCPICGMDLVPVRESADGVRTVSISSEIKSLMNVQVSPVRRQYVTADVRMVGKIEYDETRLAHITAWVPGRLERMFVDYTGVEVNKGDHMVQIYSEALYTAQEELLAATRRDRPQSSSRFIEPLDLAESAREKLRLLGLTPEQIQTIEQRGKSSETVTIYSPVGGVVVGKLKQEGDRVQTGDRIYTVADLNHLWVQMDAYESDLAWLRYGQDVEFTTEAYPGEVFHGRIAFIDPVLNEDTRTVKVRVNVSNDDGRLKPEMFVRAIVKSNVAAGGRVLDASLAGKWISPMHPEIVKDQPGDCDICGMPLVRAESLGYVTAEPTDAAKPLIVPTSAVLLTGTRAIVYVQIPDADKPTYEGREIVIGPRAGEFYLVKSGLNEGDLVVTNGNFKLDSALQISAKPSMMTPQGGGGGGHNHGGMEMPKADEGVTMNASPMELVPAVRDAMQGIVEQYKTIQEKVEAANLAEIRAGYDELGKAVEALPADLIGPDMRPQWFEIAMLLRNDVTEGRETNSMREADRVFALTRQHVDQMKTQFPLPMSHDEMQMPAMANMDAPPEVTQQLDGFVGPYLGLGKALAADDLEGAKQAVEPLHQRLASLLPIVSESKAVEMWNKEKRDLSEIVARMQKASDLAALRSGFALLSEQMLSLERMFGLPTDAALYELHCPMAFEGRGASWIQSDDAVRNPYYGPSMLKCADKVEKL